In Arcobacter ellisii, a genomic segment contains:
- a CDS encoding nitrogenase component 1: protein MVNKKLIKELLSESACSHNKTKKSSCDKPKPGATSGGCAFEGAQIALFPFADVVHLVHSPATCIGASWETRQTLTSHHGENNTVTGFTTDVNTNDVIFGGDKKLEEAIDYIVEHKNPKGIFVYETCVTAMIGDDMDNTCARMQTKHGIPVVVIHSPGFVGGKNLGSRLGGESVLHQLIGTREPEEIHPFGINLIGEYNVTGDMWQYTPILEKIGIKVVSTLAGDGRIENIQMAHTAKLNVIVCAKSLISLTRKMQEKYEIPYISISFYGKRDTTNAIRSIVNAFGDEALSARAEAVIAEEEAKLEEALVPYRKILEGKKAILNTGGNKTWSIASALQDIGIDVVATSVKKATLEDREICAQYVKILMEDPSEQSKLIDEHNIDILLAGGRSLYTAIKKKVAFVDVNQEKKVSYGAYSGLINLAIDVCNAVNNKVFQIVGNPEPWGNN from the coding sequence ATGGTAAATAAAAAATTAATCAAAGAATTATTAAGCGAAAGTGCATGTTCTCATAATAAAACAAAAAAATCATCATGTGATAAACCAAAACCAGGAGCAACTAGCGGAGGTTGTGCATTTGAGGGAGCTCAAATCGCGTTATTCCCTTTTGCAGATGTTGTTCATTTAGTTCACTCTCCTGCAACTTGTATTGGAGCATCTTGGGAAACAAGACAAACTTTAACTTCTCACCATGGCGAAAATAACACTGTTACAGGATTTACAACTGATGTTAATACAAATGATGTAATCTTTGGTGGTGATAAAAAACTAGAAGAAGCAATAGATTATATAGTTGAACATAAAAATCCAAAAGGTATATTCGTATATGAAACTTGCGTAACTGCAATGATTGGTGATGATATGGATAATACTTGTGCAAGAATGCAGACTAAACATGGTATTCCAGTAGTTGTTATTCACTCTCCAGGTTTTGTTGGTGGTAAAAATCTAGGCTCACGTCTTGGAGGAGAATCTGTTCTTCATCAACTAATTGGTACAAGAGAACCAGAAGAGATTCATCCTTTTGGAATCAATCTAATTGGAGAATATAATGTTACTGGAGATATGTGGCAGTATACTCCTATTTTAGAAAAAATTGGAATAAAAGTTGTTTCAACACTTGCAGGTGATGGAAGAATTGAAAATATCCAAATGGCACACACTGCAAAACTAAATGTAATTGTTTGTGCAAAATCTCTAATAAGTCTAACAAGAAAAATGCAAGAAAAATATGAAATTCCATATATTTCTATCTCATTTTATGGAAAACGAGATACAACAAATGCTATTAGAAGTATCGTAAATGCTTTTGGTGATGAAGCATTAAGTGCACGTGCTGAAGCAGTTATTGCTGAAGAAGAAGCAAAACTTGAAGAAGCATTAGTTCCATATAGAAAAATACTTGAAGGTAAAAAAGCAATTTTAAATACAGGTGGAAATAAAACTTGGTCAATTGCTAGTGCTTTACAAGATATAGGAATTGATGTAGTTGCAACAAGTGTAAAAAAAGCTACATTAGAAGATAGAGAAATTTGTGCTCAATATGTAAAAATTCTTATGGAAGACCCAAGTGAACAATCAAAATTAATTGATGAACACAATATTGATATTTTACTTGCAGGTGGAAGAAGTTTATATACAGCTATTAAGAAAAAAGTAGCTTTTGTTGATGTTAACCAAGAGAAAAAAGTAAGTTATGGAGCTTATAGTGGTTTAATCAATCTTGCTATTGATGTTTGTAATGCAGTTAATAACAAAGTATTCCAAATAGTTGGGAACCCTGAACCTTGGGGGAATAACTAA
- a CDS encoding NAD(P)H-dependent oxidoreductase, with protein sequence MKKILVNLVHPNIENSVVNKKLINAISNLENVTINNLYTNYPEFKIDVKKEQELLLNHDVIVFQFPMYWFSSPALLKEWFDLVLEYDFAYAANYKLENKAFAVAVSCGGEEKAFSETGKDKKSVEEFLSPFLGTANYIKMDYKKPFISYGTEYKLTEEALNKYTKAYVEYINQLSK encoded by the coding sequence ATGAAAAAAATATTAGTAAATTTAGTTCATCCAAATATTGAGAATTCCGTTGTAAATAAAAAACTTATAAATGCAATTAGTAACTTAGAAAATGTAACTATAAACAATTTATATACAAACTATCCAGAGTTTAAAATAGATGTAAAAAAAGAACAAGAGTTGTTGTTAAACCATGATGTTATTGTTTTTCAATTTCCAATGTATTGGTTTAGTTCACCAGCACTTTTAAAAGAGTGGTTTGATCTTGTTCTTGAATATGATTTTGCTTATGCAGCTAATTATAAATTAGAAAACAAAGCTTTTGCCGTTGCTGTTAGTTGTGGAGGAGAAGAAAAAGCATTTAGTGAAACTGGTAAAGATAAAAAAAGTGTTGAGGAGTTTCTTTCTCCATTTTTAGGTACAGCAAACTACATAAAAATGGACTATAAAAAACCATTTATATCTTATGGAACAGAATATAAACTAACAGAAGAAGCATTAAATAAATACACAAAAGCTTATGTTGAATATATAAATCAACTATCTAAATAA
- a CDS encoding winged helix-turn-helix transcriptional regulator gives MKKNEENNITQTPFGYTLSLISGKWKMIILYLLSEYEVIRYNELQRKIGSITYKMLSSQLKELEADKLIIRKEYPMIPPKVEYSLTQRGKSLIPILDSMCEWGYKERPDINCISYLK, from the coding sequence ATGAAAAAAAATGAAGAAAATAATATCACCCAAACACCATTTGGTTATACTTTATCTCTAATTTCAGGAAAATGGAAAATGATAATTTTGTACTTATTATCTGAGTATGAAGTTATAAGATATAATGAACTACAAAGAAAAATAGGAAGTATTACTTATAAGATGCTCAGCTCACAATTAAAAGAATTAGAAGCGGATAAATTGATTATAAGAAAAGAATATCCAATGATTCCACCAAAAGTTGAATATAGTTTAACCCAAAGAGGAAAATCTCTTATTCCTATTTTAGATTCTATGTGCGAATGGGGTTATAAAGAAAGACCTGACATAAATTGTATTAGTTATTTAAAATAA
- a CDS encoding NifB/NifX family molybdenum-iron cluster-binding protein has product MIAIPLDKKDSTTISELFGNSAYFAFLNEDTGHFKVVKNQGCGDGLETAKFLSNQQINSTIFFHMGEGIFNSLQESGMKVYSCVKNYLSIDEIYRQFLSNKCKEVTKANSSTLLDSGMPSGSCACSSKK; this is encoded by the coding sequence ATGATTGCTATACCTCTAGATAAAAAAGATTCAACAACAATATCTGAATTGTTCGGAAACTCTGCATACTTTGCCTTTTTAAATGAAGATACTGGTCATTTCAAGGTAGTGAAAAATCAAGGATGTGGAGATGGATTGGAAACAGCTAAGTTTCTTTCAAATCAACAAATAAACAGCACGATTTTTTTTCATATGGGAGAAGGAATTTTTAATTCTTTACAAGAGAGTGGAATGAAAGTTTATAGTTGCGTAAAAAACTATCTAAGTATAGATGAAATTTATAGACAATTTTTATCAAATAAATGTAAAGAAGTTACAAAAGCAAATAGTTCAACTCTTTTGGATTCTGGAATGCCAAGTGGTAGTTGTGCTTGTAGTTCAAAAAAGTAG
- a CDS encoding NifU family protein, translating into MSKDLDYYLNLDYPFECYSGEHELGDAYLVEYLDFDIKAASEDYEEAVELARAYLKEHIKKQLELGKQIPNPREGIRFMEHRAALEAYKNRDFKKAFEIWSEEVNYKNDQAMANLGLMYLKGEGVEKDFSKAKEWFEKASVYDNDSANFNLALMYQTKIGVEEDINKAIEYFRKAVDKEHVQAAFRLALILLKDRQNLESLKEGFDCMIKAAQNGHVMAKVQLTGSDKNLEDVSELNQFFRAQDLPTQLEKVNDALERYIRPILKKDGGDIVLIDYKNEPEIELRLAYQGNCVGCSIASTGTYEMIKNTIEQIIDKRVRIFIL; encoded by the coding sequence ATGAGTAAAGATTTAGATTACTATCTTAATTTGGATTACCCATTTGAGTGTTACAGTGGAGAACATGAGCTTGGTGACGCTTATTTGGTTGAGTATTTAGATTTTGATATAAAAGCTGCAAGTGAAGATTATGAAGAAGCAGTTGAACTTGCAAGAGCATATTTAAAAGAGCATATTAAAAAGCAATTAGAGTTAGGTAAACAAATACCAAATCCACGAGAAGGAATTAGATTTATGGAACATAGAGCAGCATTAGAAGCATACAAAAACAGAGATTTCAAAAAGGCTTTTGAAATTTGGAGTGAAGAAGTAAATTATAAAAATGACCAAGCTATGGCAAACTTAGGTTTAATGTACTTAAAGGGTGAAGGTGTAGAAAAGGATTTTTCAAAAGCTAAAGAGTGGTTTGAAAAAGCAAGTGTTTATGACAATGACTCTGCAAATTTTAATTTAGCTTTGATGTACCAAACTAAAATTGGTGTTGAAGAGGATATAAACAAAGCAATAGAGTATTTTAGAAAAGCAGTAGATAAAGAACACGTTCAAGCTGCATTTAGATTGGCTTTGATTTTATTAAAAGATAGACAAAATCTTGAGAGTTTAAAAGAAGGTTTTGACTGTATGATAAAAGCTGCACAAAATGGTCATGTTATGGCAAAAGTTCAGCTTACTGGTTCAGATAAAAATTTAGAAGATGTGAGTGAATTAAATCAATTTTTTAGAGCCCAAGATTTGCCTACTCAACTTGAAAAAGTAAATGATGCTCTTGAGAGATATATAAGACCAATTTTGAAAAAAGATGGTGGAGATATAGTTTTAATTGATTACAAAAATGAGCCTGAAATTGAGTTAAGACTTGCATATCAAGGTAATTGTGTTGGCTGTTCAATAGCTTCAACTGGAACATATGAGATGATTAAAAATACTATTGAACAAATAATAGATAAAAGGGTTAGGATTTTTATATTATGA
- a CDS encoding NifB/NifX family molybdenum-iron cluster-binding protein encodes MKIAFASKDNIYVNQHFGWCKEFYIYEIIGNEYTFLRAVDSSLEIDDEIEKLSYKIECLEDSDILYVQQIGPKASMMVKSCKIFPMQSSRENEKIVDILEQLIKMQENPPIWMRRLLQQ; translated from the coding sequence ATGAAAATTGCATTTGCTTCAAAAGACAATATTTATGTTAATCAACATTTTGGTTGGTGTAAAGAGTTTTATATCTATGAAATAATAGGGAATGAATATACTTTTTTAAGAGCTGTTGATTCATCACTTGAAATTGATGATGAGATAGAAAAACTTTCATACAAAATAGAGTGTTTAGAAGATAGTGATATTTTATATGTGCAACAAATTGGACCAAAGGCTTCAATGATGGTTAAATCATGTAAAATTTTTCCAATGCAATCAAGTAGAGAAAATGAAAAAATTGTTGATATTTTAGAACAATTAATAAAAATGCAAGAAAATCCACCTATTTGGATGAGAAGGTTACTACAACAATGA
- a CDS encoding FprA family A-type flavoprotein has product MNHTKPLEIVENIYFIGAFDPDIRTFDIIMKTANGSSYNAYLIKTSEGVIIVDTVKLEFQRDFFSKIEQLCSYDEIKYVLCHHLEPDHAGAIPELIKRAPQAKVLISPQATPMLKAITNNENIDFETVWTNKELKLGEKTIKFLTTPYLHWPETMSSYVVEDSLLFSGDVFGSHYYDSRLFDDLVGDFSYAFKYYYDHIMRPFKTYVLNALKLYDKLDIKMIATLHGPIIREKPYKYIELYRKWSLDRPDNISSNNKIISIFYLTSYKNTRDMAEAIFEGAESIKTIRASLYDLASIEEQNMINILEESDGILIGTPTINADAPKPVWDLLSCMMYLEKRGKTGQAFGSYGWSGEAVNMILDRMKSLHFRVPPIEPMKIRLIPNEDELEKCYNFGKEFAQIVNGKMIEIDMN; this is encoded by the coding sequence ATGAATCATACAAAACCACTGGAAATTGTAGAAAATATCTACTTTATTGGTGCATTTGACCCAGATATTAGAACATTTGATATTATTATGAAAACGGCAAATGGTTCTTCGTATAATGCCTATTTAATAAAAACTTCTGAGGGTGTAATTATAGTTGATACTGTAAAATTAGAGTTTCAACGTGACTTCTTTTCAAAAATAGAACAACTTTGTTCTTATGATGAAATAAAATATGTTTTATGTCACCACTTAGAACCAGACCATGCAGGTGCAATTCCAGAACTTATAAAAAGAGCTCCACAAGCAAAAGTTCTGATTTCTCCCCAAGCAACTCCTATGTTAAAAGCAATAACAAACAATGAAAATATTGATTTTGAAACAGTTTGGACAAATAAAGAGTTGAAATTAGGAGAAAAAACAATTAAGTTTTTAACAACTCCATATTTACATTGGCCAGAAACAATGAGTTCATATGTAGTTGAAGATAGTTTACTTTTTAGTGGAGATGTTTTTGGTAGCCACTATTATGATAGTAGATTATTTGATGATTTAGTTGGAGATTTTTCTTACGCTTTTAAATATTATTATGACCACATAATGAGACCTTTTAAAACATATGTTTTAAATGCTTTAAAGTTATATGATAAATTAGATATAAAAATGATAGCAACGTTGCATGGTCCAATAATAAGAGAAAAGCCATATAAATATATTGAACTTTATAGAAAATGGAGTTTAGATAGACCTGATAATATCAGTTCAAACAATAAAATCATCTCTATTTTTTATCTAACAAGTTATAAAAATACAAGAGATATGGCTGAAGCTATATTTGAAGGTGCAGAAAGTATTAAAACAATACGAGCTAGCTTATATGATTTGGCTTCAATTGAAGAACAAAATATGATAAATATTCTTGAAGAGAGTGATGGAATACTTATAGGAACTCCTACAATAAACGCAGATGCTCCAAAACCTGTTTGGGATTTACTCTCTTGTATGATGTATTTAGAAAAAAGAGGAAAAACAGGTCAAGCTTTTGGTAGTTATGGTTGGAGTGGAGAAGCTGTAAATATGATTTTAGATAGAATGAAATCGTTACATTTTAGAGTTCCTCCTATAGAACCTATGAAAATAAGACTTATTCCAAATGAAGATGAATTAGAAAAATGTTATAATTTTGGAAAGGAGTTTGCCCAAATTGTAAATGGCAAAATGATTGAAATAGATATGAATTAA
- a CDS encoding LysR family transcriptional regulator, producing the protein MDMNLLKVFVSVANKKSISLASNELKCAQSNVTSRIKQLEKILGLELFYRVPKGVILTSSGERFYPQALEILHKMENAISSLNQDEQMTHLKVGSTECNAVVRISPFLIQLHKDFPKMQLELFTGTTKDIMQLILDYKIDIAFISGEPKNDSLMVLKKYEEEIAILEPNEENVPNVTLTFKTGCVYDKFLKNYYKEKDIYVEKSLYLGNLETILSCIKVGMGKSLLPTSIVKKMGYDKDIKITILPKKEANIPTCLVCRKDSIPKISEYLKDMEL; encoded by the coding sequence ATGGATATGAATTTATTAAAAGTTTTTGTAAGTGTTGCAAACAAAAAAAGTATTTCACTTGCTTCAAATGAACTAAAATGTGCCCAATCAAATGTAACTTCAAGAATAAAACAACTTGAAAAGATTTTAGGACTTGAACTATTTTATAGGGTTCCTAAAGGAGTTATTTTAACGTCTTCAGGTGAAAGATTTTATCCTCAAGCATTAGAAATACTTCATAAAATGGAAAATGCCATATCAAGTTTAAATCAAGATGAACAAATGACTCACCTAAAAGTTGGCTCAACAGAGTGTAATGCAGTAGTTAGGATTTCTCCTTTTTTAATACAACTTCATAAAGATTTTCCAAAAATGCAACTAGAATTATTCACTGGAACAACAAAAGATATTATGCAATTGATTTTAGATTATAAAATTGATATTGCGTTTATAAGTGGTGAACCAAAAAATGATTCGTTAATGGTTTTAAAAAAATATGAAGAAGAGATAGCTATTTTAGAACCAAATGAAGAGAATGTTCCAAATGTGACATTGACTTTTAAAACGGGTTGCGTTTATGATAAATTTCTAAAAAACTATTATAAAGAAAAAGATATTTATGTTGAGAAATCTTTGTATTTAGGAAATCTTGAGACTATTTTGTCATGTATAAAAGTAGGTATGGGGAAAAGTCTGCTTCCTACAAGTATTGTAAAAAAAATGGGTTATGATAAAGATATTAAAATCACAATTTTACCAAAAAAAGAGGCAAATATTCCAACTTGTTTAGTTTGTAGAAAAGATTCTATTCCAAAAATTAGTGAATATTTAAAAGATATGGAATTGTAA
- a CDS encoding YbfB/YjiJ family MFS transporter, protein MNRLLDRNDNLSIIIAGIFAIITGVGVARFAFTSLIPSMLENYLDITFAGILASLNFAGYLTGSILSVFIKDINQKVMLFRFGLVLAVLTTFVLAFSTNETYWIIARIIAGFAGAMGLVVGSAIVMTKLQIESKTKAMGIHFSGIGFSILTTDLLNRYILSSGGTWQDAWMYLAIFGAILSVYSIYILSFDKMVKQNVVKHKFDTSIFTIFVVLLIMAYFTEGVGFVVQGTFLPDIINNLPGLAGYGNLTWTLVGLAGIPSCIIWMRLAHKYGSVNIIIIALLIQMVGILIPTFTTNIYMNFLSGIFYGGTFVGLVALFMNLGGQLAKHNPVVLMGALTTSYGIGQVIAPLYSVYLIEKFGNYDYALYLTALIVFGGVLLLLIAKKFEIEKI, encoded by the coding sequence ATGAATAGATTGTTAGATAGAAATGATAACTTATCAATTATTATAGCAGGGATATTTGCAATTATTACAGGAGTTGGAGTTGCAAGATTTGCGTTTACTTCACTAATTCCTTCTATGTTAGAAAATTATTTAGATATTACATTTGCTGGAATTTTAGCTTCACTAAATTTTGCAGGATATTTAACTGGTTCAATACTTTCTGTTTTTATAAAAGATATAAACCAAAAAGTGATGTTATTTAGATTTGGTCTTGTACTTGCTGTTCTTACAACTTTTGTTTTAGCTTTTAGTACAAACGAAACTTATTGGATTATAGCAAGAATCATTGCAGGATTTGCAGGAGCTATGGGATTAGTTGTTGGTTCTGCAATTGTAATGACAAAATTGCAAATAGAGAGTAAAACAAAAGCTATGGGAATACACTTTAGTGGTATTGGTTTTTCTATTTTGACTACAGATTTGTTAAACAGATATATTTTAAGTAGTGGTGGAACTTGGCAAGATGCATGGATGTATTTAGCAATTTTTGGTGCAATTTTGTCAGTTTATTCAATATATATTTTATCTTTTGACAAAATGGTAAAACAAAATGTAGTAAAACACAAATTTGATACATCAATATTTACAATTTTTGTTGTATTACTTATTATGGCTTATTTCACAGAAGGTGTTGGATTTGTTGTTCAAGGTACTTTTTTACCAGATATTATAAATAATCTTCCAGGACTTGCAGGTTATGGGAATTTAACTTGGACTTTAGTTGGACTTGCTGGAATTCCATCTTGTATTATTTGGATGAGATTAGCTCACAAATATGGAAGTGTAAATATAATCATCATTGCATTATTGATTCAAATGGTTGGTATTTTAATACCAACATTTACGACAAATATTTATATGAATTTTTTAAGTGGTATTTTTTATGGAGGAACTTTTGTTGGTTTAGTTGCTCTTTTTATGAATCTTGGAGGTCAGCTTGCAAAACACAATCCTGTTGTTTTAATGGGAGCTTTAACAACTTCTTATGGAATTGGACAAGTAATCGCACCACTTTATAGTGTATATTTGATTGAAAAATTTGGCAATTATGATTATGCTTTATATTTGACAGCATTAATTGTATTTGGGGGAGTACTTTTACTTTTAATTGCAAAAAAATTTGAAATAGAGAAAATCTAA
- the nifB gene encoding nitrogenase cofactor biosynthesis protein NifB encodes MSCSCTSSSSQESIQEDIMAKINNHPCYSEGAHQHYARIHVAVAPACNIQCNYCNRKYDCSNESRPGVTSTKLSPEEAVKKILYVGGEIQQLSVVGIAGPGDALANPEKTFKTFKMLYEKAPDLKMCLSTNGLMLPDYIDQIQKYNVDHVTVTINSVDETGEVGSKIYPWILWNHKKVFGKEAAKILLQRQLEGIKMLTERGILVKANSVLIPGVNDQELPNVAKKLKELGVFLHNIMPLLSKPEFGTYYGLNGQASATDQEVMAAQEACGMDMKLMSHCRQCRADAVGLIGEDRGEEFTKDSFVKMDWEELTKKYDINARAAKHQVIENWRAALEKANEKIKIEQASKEQLSSTGETKLIAVTTAGEGMINLHFGNAKEFLIYEAGDKAIKFVMHRKVENPYCKGPEDCDGSYPIEEIKNTLKDVDILLTEKIGGCPMDELKSINLICDDSYALQPIEKSVFAAVQKYFYSDTAKSQKELG; translated from the coding sequence ATGAGTTGTTCGTGTACTTCAAGTAGTTCTCAAGAATCAATCCAAGAAGATATAATGGCAAAAATTAATAATCATCCATGTTATAGTGAAGGTGCTCATCAACACTATGCAAGGATACATGTTGCTGTTGCACCGGCTTGTAATATTCAATGTAACTACTGTAATAGAAAATATGATTGTTCAAATGAGAGTAGACCTGGTGTTACTAGTACTAAATTATCACCTGAAGAAGCAGTTAAGAAGATTTTATATGTTGGTGGTGAGATTCAACAGCTTTCAGTTGTAGGAATTGCAGGACCTGGTGATGCATTAGCAAATCCTGAAAAAACTTTTAAAACTTTTAAAATGTTATATGAAAAAGCACCAGATTTAAAAATGTGTTTATCAACAAATGGTCTTATGTTACCAGATTATATTGACCAAATCCAAAAATATAATGTTGACCACGTAACGGTTACTATTAATTCTGTTGATGAAACTGGTGAAGTTGGTTCAAAAATTTATCCATGGATTTTATGGAATCACAAAAAAGTATTTGGAAAAGAAGCAGCAAAAATCCTTTTACAAAGACAACTTGAGGGAATCAAGATGTTAACTGAAAGAGGAATTTTAGTTAAAGCTAACTCTGTTTTAATTCCAGGTGTTAATGACCAAGAATTACCAAATGTTGCTAAAAAATTAAAAGAGTTAGGTGTATTTTTACATAATATCATGCCTTTATTATCTAAACCAGAATTTGGTACATATTATGGACTAAATGGGCAAGCAAGTGCAACTGACCAAGAAGTTATGGCTGCTCAAGAAGCTTGTGGAATGGATATGAAATTAATGTCACACTGTAGACAATGTAGAGCTGATGCAGTTGGATTAATTGGTGAAGATAGAGGTGAAGAGTTCACAAAAGATTCATTTGTAAAAATGGATTGGGAAGAATTAACTAAAAAATATGATATCAATGCACGAGCTGCAAAACACCAAGTTATTGAAAACTGGAGAGCTGCACTTGAAAAAGCAAATGAAAAAATCAAAATTGAACAAGCTAGCAAAGAACAATTAAGTTCAACGGGTGAAACTAAACTAATTGCTGTTACAACTGCTGGTGAAGGTATGATTAACTTACATTTTGGTAATGCTAAAGAGTTCTTAATTTATGAAGCTGGTGATAAAGCTATCAAATTTGTAATGCACAGAAAAGTAGAAAATCCATATTGTAAAGGACCTGAAGATTGTGATGGTTCTTATCCAATTGAAGAGATTAAAAACACACTAAAAGATGTTGATATTTTATTAACAGAAAAAATTGGTGGATGCCCAATGGATGAATTAAAATCAATTAATTTGATTTGTGATGATTCATATGCACTTCAACCAATTGAAAAATCAGTATTTGCTGCAGTTCAAAAATATTTCTATTCAGATACTGCAAAATCACAAAAAGAGTTAGGGTAA
- the nifV gene encoding homocitrate synthase, with amino-acid sequence MAIINDTTLRDGEQTPYVAFNTKEKLQIAQLLYEAGADELEVGIPAMGKKEQDDLKEILALNLPIQIMSWNRATLSDLDESLKCGLKAVDLSIPVSDILIDVKFNGDKNRLLKQLEKVVIQAKKENLFVCIGGEDSSRANLDFLKEIMSLGKELGANRFRYCDTVGILTPNTTYENIKNLSSANLLDIEMHTHNDFGMATANAIAGYEAGAKSANTTVIGIGERAGNASFEQVLMSLVRLLGVKKEINSNALKSLIKTVSSASNRRVDANLPIIGKNIFCHESGIHVNGMMKSKTAYEPFNPDVVGLKREFPIGKHSGSSTLIYHLQLLGIEPNIQIVQKILPKVREIVTNRKKVLSTKELKELYLCSLDI; translated from the coding sequence ATGGCAATTATTAACGATACAACTTTAAGAGATGGTGAACAAACGCCATACGTAGCATTTAACACAAAAGAAAAGTTACAAATAGCACAACTTTTATATGAAGCTGGGGCTGATGAACTAGAAGTTGGAATTCCTGCTATGGGTAAAAAAGAACAAGATGATTTAAAAGAGATTCTTGCACTTAATTTACCTATTCAAATAATGAGTTGGAATAGAGCTACATTGAGCGATTTAGATGAATCATTGAAGTGTGGACTTAAAGCTGTGGATTTATCAATCCCTGTATCAGATATATTGATTGACGTGAAATTTAATGGCGATAAAAACAGGTTGTTAAAACAACTTGAAAAAGTAGTTATTCAAGCTAAAAAAGAGAATCTATTTGTTTGTATTGGTGGAGAAGATTCAAGTAGAGCAAATTTAGATTTCCTAAAAGAGATTATGAGTTTAGGAAAAGAGTTAGGGGCGAACAGATTTAGATATTGCGACACAGTAGGTATTTTAACACCAAACACGACATACGAAAACATAAAAAATTTAAGTTCTGCTAATTTATTAGACATCGAAATGCACACACATAATGACTTTGGAATGGCAACTGCAAATGCCATAGCTGGTTATGAAGCAGGAGCAAAAAGCGCGAACACCACTGTTATTGGCATAGGCGAAAGAGCTGGAAATGCGTCATTTGAACAAGTCTTAATGTCACTTGTTCGATTACTTGGAGTAAAAAAAGAGATTAACTCTAATGCTCTAAAATCATTGATAAAAACAGTAAGTAGTGCATCAAATAGAAGAGTTGATGCAAATTTACCAATTATCGGAAAAAATATATTTTGCCATGAATCTGGAATTCATGTAAATGGTATGATGAAATCAAAAACTGCATATGAGCCTTTTAATCCTGATGTTGTGGGATTAAAAAGAGAGTTTCCTATTGGAAAACACTCTGGAAGTTCAACTTTGATTTATCATCTACAATTATTAGGTATTGAGCCTAATATACAAATAGTACAAAAAATACTTCCAAAGGTACGAGAGATTGTAACTAACAGAAAAAAAGTATTAAGTACAAAAGAATTAAAAGAGTTATACCTATGTTCATTGGATATTTGA
- a CDS encoding CCE_0567 family metalloprotein — MEPTLEEQKELKKELAKFKRKVVELAGEVHDIVEDRIWTDYVNLPKLSEEINSAMKEVLDFQEKHPYLK, encoded by the coding sequence ATGGAACCAACTTTAGAAGAGCAAAAAGAACTAAAGAAAGAGTTAGCAAAATTTAAAAGAAAAGTCGTAGAGCTTGCTGGTGAAGTACATGATATTGTTGAAGATAGAATCTGGACAGATTATGTAAATTTGCCAAAATTAAGTGAAGAGATAAATAGTGCTATGAAAGAGGTTCTTGATTTTCAAGAGAAACATCCATATTTAAAATAA